Proteins co-encoded in one Metabacillus sp. KUDC1714 genomic window:
- a CDS encoding polyprenyl synthetase family protein codes for MDKMNEELIKNADACYRLAEQKAAQYFKSLSEQLMQKSYVPTLTKDFQSWKQNHIHHTFLSLFSRRTRKPDSKGYHNYIQWLNYTGKLDNYLDRSISYIFMRDLGKALDSPDTQKSIQRVVDSLKNHLTRSTVKEQGDKTETVNMAWLYREAQKEGIESTLIWVLNKLKTVSANIPKGMDAEQAQRKLIKIIAGVIMHELEEMSAEISQEERTQRLHKAIRIGYSYGLTYPFIDDLLDAKILSDKEEKQYSDLIRTTLITGSVPELGEWTGKNMDLIRYIHSELRDAFEYIKGHQPLETRNNFLEQSYVFFNSQEVDRVKDLINPNYTNEELYLPIILKSSSSRLIVRSVINATEDEGFDNRTFFYGIYNQLADDFADMFDDMQEGAVTPYTYYMKYHDKRLDLINPFELYWTVIFNLIHNVYHSDPKTCEVILDRAINGLKRFKERMGTKKYNEVMELFASGNPQFNRVIQNMVRKANDVDFFDKLLRDHIMTILKNERKEREDFVDTIENVRIQINNILKITKTDHDSFMKEPIIDAANYSLEGDGKRLRPIITWIMGIKEYGLKRSAIVPLLRSLEYMHTASLIFDDLPSQDNASIRRGRPTLHQVYNISIAELTGLFLTQKAIGEQASLDQFDAKTVLKLIQYSAQITEDMCKGQAMDLDSKGIQLTLDQLNMMSFYKTSIAFEASLIMPAILADAPELEIEHLRKFAYHAGIAFQIKDDLLDVEGDLTLLGKPIGKDAENNNSTFVSILGVDGARKAMWEHYCLAIEMLQEVPRNTTFLKHLLNYIVNRDH; via the coding sequence ATGGATAAAATGAATGAAGAGTTAATAAAAAATGCTGATGCATGCTATCGGCTAGCTGAGCAGAAGGCGGCACAATATTTTAAATCACTTTCTGAGCAGCTCATGCAAAAGAGCTATGTTCCTACCCTAACAAAAGATTTCCAATCCTGGAAACAGAACCATATTCACCATACATTTTTATCCCTATTTTCGCGTAGAACAAGAAAACCTGATTCCAAAGGGTATCACAATTATATCCAATGGCTGAATTACACAGGTAAACTAGATAATTATCTAGATCGAAGCATTTCATATATTTTCATGCGTGATTTGGGCAAAGCCCTGGACTCACCTGATACACAAAAAAGTATTCAGCGTGTAGTTGATAGTTTAAAGAATCACCTGACTCGTTCAACTGTAAAAGAACAAGGGGACAAAACTGAGACGGTTAACATGGCATGGTTGTACCGGGAGGCTCAGAAGGAGGGCATTGAGTCCACTTTAATTTGGGTGCTAAACAAATTAAAGACAGTTTCCGCCAATATTCCTAAGGGAATGGATGCTGAGCAAGCCCAAAGAAAATTAATTAAAATCATTGCTGGGGTAATTATGCACGAGCTTGAAGAGATGAGCGCTGAGATATCGCAGGAAGAACGGACTCAGAGACTACATAAAGCAATAAGGATAGGTTATTCCTATGGTCTGACCTATCCGTTCATTGACGATCTTCTCGATGCCAAAATCTTATCTGATAAAGAGGAAAAACAATATTCCGATTTAATACGTACCACTCTAATTACTGGATCTGTGCCTGAATTGGGCGAGTGGACCGGAAAAAACATGGATTTGATCAGATATATTCATTCAGAACTCCGCGACGCTTTTGAGTATATTAAGGGACATCAGCCACTAGAGACTAGAAATAATTTTCTGGAGCAATCCTATGTGTTTTTTAATTCTCAGGAAGTGGACCGCGTAAAGGATCTGATAAATCCAAATTATACTAATGAGGAGCTTTATCTTCCTATAATTTTAAAATCCTCTTCGTCGCGATTGATTGTCCGTTCAGTAATCAATGCTACAGAGGATGAGGGATTTGACAATCGTACTTTCTTTTATGGTATATACAACCAGCTTGCAGATGATTTTGCAGATATGTTCGATGACATGCAGGAAGGAGCAGTAACACCTTATACTTATTATATGAAATACCATGATAAACGTTTGGATCTAATAAACCCCTTTGAATTATACTGGACGGTTATATTCAATTTGATCCATAACGTATATCATTCAGATCCCAAAACTTGTGAAGTAATTTTGGATCGTGCGATAAACGGTTTGAAACGCTTTAAAGAAAGAATGGGAACCAAAAAATACAATGAAGTGATGGAGCTATTCGCTTCTGGAAACCCACAATTCAATCGGGTTATTCAAAATATGGTGCGAAAAGCGAATGATGTGGATTTTTTTGATAAACTGCTCCGAGATCATATAATGACCATTCTGAAAAATGAACGGAAAGAGCGGGAAGACTTTGTAGATACGATCGAAAACGTACGCATACAGATAAACAACATTTTAAAAATCACTAAAACCGATCATGATTCTTTTATGAAAGAACCGATCATTGATGCTGCAAATTACAGCCTTGAGGGTGATGGAAAGCGATTGAGGCCCATCATAACTTGGATCATGGGCATTAAGGAATATGGATTAAAACGTTCAGCAATTGTACCACTTTTAAGGTCATTGGAATATATGCATACTGCATCACTAATCTTCGATGATCTGCCTTCCCAGGATAATGCGTCCATCCGTAGAGGACGTCCAACCCTACATCAGGTATATAACATTTCAATAGCGGAATTAACAGGTCTCTTTTTGACCCAGAAGGCGATTGGGGAACAAGCTTCTCTTGACCAGTTTGATGCGAAAACGGTGCTTAAATTGATTCAATATTCAGCCCAAATAACAGAGGATATGTGTAAGGGACAAGCGATGGACTTGGATTCCAAAGGGATACAATTAACACTAGATCAATTGAATATGATGAGCTTTTATAAAACTAGCATCGCATTCGAAGCTTCGCTCATCATGCCTGCTATTCTCGCTGATGCACCAGAATTGGAAATTGAACACTTAAGAAAATTCGCCTACCATGCCGGCATTGCATTTCAAATAAAAGATGACCTGCTTGATGTTGAAGGGGATTTAACTTTACTTGGCAAACCAATTGGAAAAGATGCTGAGAACAACAATTCGACTTTTGTGTCAATTTTAGGTGTAGATGGTGCAAGAAAAGCGATGTGGGAACATTACTGTCTAGCAATAGAAATGTTGCAAGAGGTGCCTCGCAATACCACTTTTCTAAAGCATTTATTGAACTATATTGTGAACCGGGACCATTAA
- a CDS encoding winged helix-turn-helix transcriptional regulator, which translates to MVKYNTGINIFMNIVGGRWKCLILFYLSQKATRTKEFYELMPGITQKVLTEQLKQLERDGLVYREVYKEVPPKVEYSLTELGNSFIPVLNTMCTWGNEYAIVRDIDQDAQICCKHDQR; encoded by the coding sequence ATGGTTAAATATAATACTGGAATAAATATTTTTATGAATATAGTAGGCGGAAGATGGAAATGCTTAATTCTCTTTTACTTAAGTCAAAAAGCAACTCGAACAAAAGAATTTTATGAGTTAATGCCGGGAATTACACAAAAAGTCTTAACAGAACAGCTGAAGCAGTTGGAAAGAGATGGGCTTGTCTATAGAGAAGTTTATAAAGAGGTACCACCAAAAGTTGAATACAGTTTAACCGAGTTAGGTAACTCGTTTATACCTGTTTTAAACACGATGTGTACATGGGGGAATGAGTATGCAATTGTAAGAGATATTGATCAAGATGCACAAATTTGTTGTAAACATGATCAAAGATGA
- a CDS encoding nitroreductase family protein: MSVKDILRKRRSVRHFDPNYTISSEIITTLIESATKSPNGNNIQATRYLIIEDPKLRDSLLPLAFNQQQVVEASVLIVMLGDYQAFDKDNIIKIHEEGYQAGYFNEALRDFLANAAINYYADKSHEDLKLELTRDVSLASMSLILLANEAGFETITMSGYNSKNLKEALTISDRYLDVMLIAIGKGTRAGHKTVRHDVNNVIHKNKIV, translated from the coding sequence ATGAGTGTAAAAGACATTTTAAGAAAAAGACGTTCCGTTAGACATTTTGATCCAAATTATACAATTAGTTCTGAAATTATCACTACTTTAATTGAAAGTGCAACTAAGTCTCCTAATGGAAATAATATTCAAGCCACTCGATACTTAATCATTGAAGATCCAAAATTACGAGATTCATTGTTACCTTTAGCATTTAATCAACAACAAGTAGTTGAAGCCTCTGTATTAATCGTTATGTTGGGTGATTATCAAGCTTTTGATAAGGATAATATCATTAAGATACATGAAGAAGGGTATCAAGCAGGTTATTTTAATGAGGCATTAAGAGATTTTCTTGCGAATGCTGCCATTAATTACTATGCAGATAAATCACATGAAGATTTGAAGCTGGAATTGACTAGAGACGTAAGTCTTGCTTCAATGTCATTAATTTTATTAGCAAATGAAGCAGGTTTTGAAACGATCACTATGTCAGGTTATAATTCTAAAAATCTAAAGGAGGCTTTAACTATTTCTGATAGATATTTAGACGTTATGCTTATAGCTATTGGAAAAGGCACAAGAGCTGGTCATAAAACGGTAAGACATGATGTTAATAATGTGATACATAAAAATAAAATAGTGTAA
- a CDS encoding ThuA domain-containing protein — MKKIVALLGDYWHAADDAKAGLEAALIRLPIKDEIDLQYITYKEVSQVLSDRPDLFINAKMDQLNPRDEQVITWLTEELDTKLVNYVIEGGSVLAWHAGMAGYSSESNYIHMLRGYFNYHPPGLQEVTYMLKDNEKSGENTFFLSDEQYFVHCDKANTEVDLWSTGIDGDSIAAWKHSFGKGKICCFTPAHTREGMVNENVSSLLAEKINWMLSL; from the coding sequence TTGAAGAAAATTGTCGCATTACTAGGAGATTACTGGCATGCTGCAGATGATGCAAAGGCTGGTTTAGAAGCTGCATTGATAAGATTACCAATCAAAGATGAAATTGACCTACAATACATAACATATAAGGAAGTTTCACAAGTGCTTAGTGATAGACCAGACTTATTTATCAATGCTAAAATGGACCAACTAAACCCAAGGGATGAACAGGTAATTACTTGGTTAACCGAAGAATTGGATACGAAGCTCGTAAACTACGTAATAGAGGGAGGAAGTGTCCTAGCTTGGCATGCTGGAATGGCTGGATATTCGAGCGAAAGCAACTACATTCATATGTTGCGTGGATATTTTAATTATCATCCACCAGGACTTCAAGAGGTTACATACATGTTGAAGGATAATGAAAAAAGTGGAGAGAATACATTTTTCCTTTCAGATGAACAGTATTTTGTCCACTGTGATAAAGCAAATACAGAAGTTGACCTGTGGAGTACAGGTATCGATGGGGATTCGATCGCAGCCTGGAAGCATTCCTTTGGCAAAGGGAAAATATGCTGCTTTACACCAGCCCATACAAGAGAAGGGATGGTTAATGAAAACGTCTCAAGTTTGTTAGCAGAAAAAATAAATTGGATGTTATCTTTGTAG